One stretch of bacterium DNA includes these proteins:
- the iorA gene encoding indolepyruvate ferredoxin oxidoreductase subunit alpha, translated as MSLQPKPEDRAPVSRGVLLGNQAVARGAYEAGVMVAAGYPGTPSTEILETLAQWEGVYVEWSPNEKVALDVALGASLGGVRALAAMKHVGLNVAADTFLSAAYTGVGAGLVVVSADDPGMHSSQNEQDNRLYARFAGIPLLEPADSAEAKAFTASAFDLSEAYDTPVLVRTTTRVSHGSGVVEIGERRCPEARGFRRDPAKYVMLPAHARRRHPVLLDRLSRLAAEAETSPLNRVELRDRRLGVITSGVAAQYVREVLPEASVLQLGFSFPLPLGRIRDFAASVDRLFVVEELEPVVEDALRAAGLSVEGKAYFPRTGELTPDLVRDGFARAGGLAAPPAREVPAAPASPRPPVLCPGCPHTVPYMALREMGAVVAGDIGCYTLAALPPLGAIDTTLAMGSSIGMAIGLARSGARTGPIVATLGDSTFLHAGIPALLDAVYNRTPITVLILDNGTTAMTGGQPHPATGRTIRGDGAPRTDLVALCRALGVEWIEVVDPYDVGATHRTLEAAVAHPGVSVVITNRPCVEAPAKIRRPPFGVVAEACTACQACIAIGCPALGWTPARYERRFKVTIDPALCSGCAICPQLCPTGAIVLLRGESAPPGGRGGVAARGGAADARNA; from the coding sequence GTGAGCCTCCAGCCTAAGCCGGAAGACCGGGCCCCCGTCTCGCGCGGGGTGCTCCTCGGCAACCAGGCGGTGGCGCGGGGCGCCTACGAAGCCGGCGTGATGGTGGCGGCCGGATATCCCGGCACGCCCAGCACCGAGATCCTCGAAACACTGGCGCAGTGGGAGGGCGTGTACGTCGAGTGGTCCCCCAACGAGAAAGTCGCCCTGGACGTGGCGCTGGGGGCCTCCCTCGGCGGCGTTCGCGCGCTGGCCGCCATGAAACACGTCGGGCTGAACGTGGCCGCGGACACGTTCCTCTCGGCGGCGTACACGGGCGTGGGGGCGGGCTTGGTTGTCGTCTCGGCCGACGACCCCGGGATGCATAGTTCTCAAAACGAGCAGGACAATCGCCTTTACGCCCGGTTCGCCGGGATCCCGCTGCTGGAGCCGGCGGATTCGGCGGAGGCCAAGGCGTTCACCGCGTCGGCGTTCGATCTGAGCGAGGCCTACGATACTCCGGTGCTCGTGCGGACCACGACGCGCGTCAGCCACGGGAGCGGAGTCGTCGAGATCGGCGAACGGCGGTGCCCCGAGGCCCGGGGATTCCGCCGCGACCCCGCCAAGTACGTCATGCTGCCGGCGCATGCCCGCCGCCGTCATCCCGTCCTGCTTGACCGGCTGTCCCGTCTCGCCGCCGAGGCCGAGACCTCGCCCCTCAACCGCGTGGAACTGCGCGATCGACGCCTCGGCGTGATCACAAGCGGCGTCGCCGCCCAGTACGTGCGCGAGGTGCTGCCCGAAGCCAGCGTCCTTCAGCTGGGGTTCTCGTTCCCACTGCCCCTCGGCCGCATTCGGGACTTTGCCGCGTCGGTCGACCGGCTGTTCGTCGTCGAAGAGCTCGAGCCGGTGGTCGAAGACGCCCTGCGGGCCGCGGGCCTCTCCGTGGAAGGCAAGGCGTACTTCCCGAGGACAGGCGAGCTCACGCCGGACCTCGTGCGTGACGGCTTCGCCCGGGCCGGGGGACTGGCGGCGCCCCCGGCGCGGGAGGTGCCGGCGGCGCCGGCGTCTCCCCGACCTCCGGTCCTGTGCCCCGGCTGTCCTCACACGGTGCCGTACATGGCGCTGCGAGAGATGGGGGCGGTCGTCGCCGGCGACATCGGCTGCTACACGTTGGCCGCGCTGCCTCCGCTCGGGGCGATTGATACCACGCTGGCCATGGGGTCGAGCATCGGGATGGCGATCGGGCTTGCGCGTTCCGGCGCGCGCACCGGCCCCATCGTGGCCACCTTGGGCGATTCGACGTTCCTCCATGCCGGCATTCCCGCGCTGCTGGACGCCGTTTACAATCGCACGCCGATTACCGTGCTGATCCTCGACAACGGCACCACCGCGATGACCGGCGGACAGCCACACCCGGCCACCGGCCGGACAATCCGAGGCGACGGCGCGCCGCGCACCGACCTCGTCGCGCTGTGCCGCGCGCTGGGCGTGGAGTGGATCGAGGTCGTGGACCCGTACGACGTCGGCGCTACCCATCGGACGCTCGAGGCCGCCGTCGCGCATCCCGGGGTCTCGGTCGTCATCACGAACCGTCCCTGCGTGGAAGCCCCGGCCAAGATCCGCCGGCCGCCGTTCGGGGTGGTCGCCGAGGCCTGCACGGCCTGTCAGGCGTGCATCGCGATCGGGTGTCCGGCGCTGGGCTGGACGCCCGCGCGGTACGAGAGACGGTTCAAGGTCACGATCGATCCCGCGTTGTGCTCCGGATGCGCGATCTGCCCGCAACTGTGCCCCACCGGCGCCATTGTGCTGCTTCGAGGGGAGTCCGCGCCGCCCGGCGGCCGCGGAGGCGTCGCCGCGCGGGGGGGAGCGGCCGATGCCCGCAACGCGTAG